A region from the Silene latifolia isolate original U9 population chromosome 7, ASM4854445v1, whole genome shotgun sequence genome encodes:
- the LOC141589886 gene encoding uncharacterized protein LOC141589886, translated as MITQVENPNWSSVSLGTNNVDEGGIDCNIEGDEIEGNVQEEDVMLFSEDDDIDVDLISLGLPNSEFTKLHAIDEDYVNSWYKTKDVPYVNGGEFNVGQEFANKEVLREVIISYNVKRNKISKTIESRSHTITYKCGRKPNPCNWYLRATKKNVTSNVFTIVSYKGPHETTCVVKKPSRDHPNLKREFISNAIKPLVEADWGAKVQLLRAAITKEFNFTISYAKAWAAKQKAIADLYGDWEESYAYLPRYLDALKESNPGTVVHFVNKSTHIPNCEQFDRVFWAFGPLIKGFPHCRPIITIDGTHLYGKYNGVLLIAMGVDANEQLYPLCFAIVDKERYNTWSWFLACIRGFITQRQGICVISDRHPGILKAMTEVGSGWEEPFAFHKYCIRHHASNINTMFKDTELKEAFTKTAFQHQLRKFEKGMEGIGAINMNAKVLLEGIPHSKWCLAHDGGKRYGLRTTNMCECFNGVLKGVRFLPIQALVKATFTRVNKYFVERREIARERLSNGFKWADKVTAKIEDNDDIAAHHEVTCYDLQTGLYELVTKRGHRQGSIARHSHTVLLSQRTCTCNKWQNLHYPCSHLMAVCREHSIDSDQYVDPFYSCGEYLGSYRVLFHPVPDQGYWKPWCASILIPNPEQKRGHGRPISKRIHNEMDEVQKQTVTCSLCGTPGHNKRSCPTKNASSSTPPG; from the coding sequence ATGATTACCCAAGTCGAGAACCCCAATTGGTCAAGTGTGTCATTGGGTACTAATAATGTTGATGAAGGGGGTATAGATTGTAATATTGAAGGGGATGAGATTGAAGGGAATGTCCAAGAAGAGGATGTTATGTTGTTTAGTGAAGATGATGATATTGATGTTGACCTTATTTCACTTGGTCTTCCAAATAGCGAATTTACTAAGCttcatgcaattgatgaagaTTATGTAAATAGTTGGTACAAAACAAAGGATGTCCCTTATGTGAATGGTGGTGAGTTTAATGTAGGACAAGAGTTTGCAAACAAAGAAGTGTTGCGCGAAGTTATAATTTCATACAATGTCAAAAGAAACAAAATTTCTAAAACCATTGAGTCAAGATCTCACACTATAACTTACAAATGTGGAAGGAAACCTAACCCTTGTAATTGGTATCTAAGAGCTACCAAAAAAAATGTTACCTCCAATGTTTTCACAATTGTGTCATATAAAGGACCACACGAAACAACATGTGTGGTTAAGAAACCATCCCGCGATCACCCCAATTTGAAAAGAGAGTTTATTAGTAATGCCATTAAACCTCTAGTAGAAGCCGATTGGGGAGCGAAAGTGCAATTGCTTAGAGCGGCCATCACCAAAGAATTTAATTTCACGATCTCTTATGCTAAGGCTTGGGCTGCCAAACAGAAAGCAATTGCCGACCTTTATGGTGATTGGGAGGAATCTTATGCTTACCTTCCTCGATACCTTGACGCTTTGAAAGAGTCAAATCCGGGGACCGTTGTTCATTTTGTTAACAAGTCAACTCACATCCCTAATTGTGAACAATTTGATCGGGTGTTTTGGGCTTTCGGACCTTTAATTAAAGGATTCCCCCATTGTAGGCCTATCATCACTATAGATGGAACTCATCTATATGGCAAGTATAACGGTGTTTTATTGATAGCCATGGGGGTTGATGCGAATGAACAACTTTATCCATTATGTTTTGCAATTGTTGACAAAGAGAGGTATAATACTTGGAGTTGGTTTTTAGCTTGCATAAGAGGCTTCATCACACAACGCCAAGGTATATGTGTCATTTCTGATAGACATCCTGGGATCCTAAAAGCCATGACCGAGGTTGGTAGTGGGTGGGAGGAACCTTTTGCTTTTCATAAATATTGTATTCGCCATCATGCATCAAACATAAACACGATGTTCAAAGATACAGAATTGAAGGAAGCTTTTACAAAAACTGCTTTTCAACACCAACTTAGAAAGTTTGAGAAGGGAATGGAGGGTATAGGGGCAATAAATATGAATGCCAAGGTTTTATTGGAGGGGATTCCTCATAGCAAATGGTGTCTTGCCCATGATGGGGGAAAACGATACGGTCTAAGGACGACAAACATGTGTGagtgttttaatggagttttaaAAGGGGTCAGATTTCTCCCTATTCAAGCACTTGTCAAAGCCACTTTTACAAGAGTGAACAAGTACTTTGTTGAGAGGAGAGAGATTGCTAGGGAAAGGTTGTCTAATGGTTTCAAATGGGCCGATAAAGTCACCGCAAAGATAGAGGATAATGATGACATTGCCGCACATCACGAGGTAACATGTTATGATTTACAAACGGGGCTCTATGAACTAGTTACTAAACGTGGACATCGTCAAGGAAGCATAGCAAGACATAGTCATACAGTGCTTCTTTCACAAAGAACGTGCACGTGTAACAAGTGGCAAAACCTTCATTACCCATGTTCACATCTCATGGCGGTATGCCGTGAGCATTCAATCGACTCGGACCAATACGTTGATCCTTTCTATTCATGTGGGGAGTACCTAGGTTCGTATCGCGTTCTTTTTCATCCCGTTCCTGACCAGGGTTATTGGAAGCCTTGGTGTGCTAGCATTCTCATCCCAAACCCCGAACAAAAGCGTGGTCATGGACGCCCAATATCTAAAAGAATTCATAATGAGATGGATGAGGTGCAAAAACAAACAGTTACTTGTAGCTTGTGTGGTACACCGGGTCATAACAAACGTTCATGTCCGACAAAAAATGCTTCTTCTTCTACACCGCCGGggtaa